In Mytilus edulis chromosome 13, xbMytEdul2.2, whole genome shotgun sequence, a single window of DNA contains:
- the LOC139500724 gene encoding uncharacterized protein encodes MSSDPGSLMAFQRERKLNPKGQEQYTLQTEKYLDKLRKLKRDIDSYIFSIDVNHLPDQQQVRQIRQDVIDRFYAFTQESTRFILFLQGTRTKESNQEESGHRLIVQSLKSKVDNFIAIIDEHLHYPNVSKKEKKNSVKSNPQLASAMKLSKQASVKSSPTVKKERKSSVKSYRVSKKSDLDYHSTKTRRSSLESFTSHASEMLVKEQVKLEAAKVRLKYTEQEQELTRQKAALDANLEKLVREREVDEAESKVRTIQEALQGSGEDSSTENSDVNDDFVFDRTEQFVIQDSYERLSGKDKILDTDSKLNDVTIIQTVADVHATHDDCNNNKVNKIVQDIKPVQTVNVVKSGQMMKTGPEITKKNVQNVHYGKIIDTVQETNHDKTLNAEAPVFIPSTKEVNMCDEFSRFMVRKELVFSRLTKYDDQPDMYIAWKSMFENIAHELRLTAAEEVDLLVKWLGPTSSKQALRIRSANADNPEKCRNRIWERLEDRFGRPEMVEDTIKRKIASFTKITTKDYRPLFDLSDIVEEISSIMDSVRYHSVFSHFNSSSGVNQIVLKLPYNLQEKWTQEASRYKTRNDVIYPPFSVFANFIANMAKLRNDPSFKYESSAEPNSQQGPRKTGHSPVHVSTRITQSEDLHNGPKLNSSSHQNPESHLVDSLSCPIHGTSHTLNMCRGFRLKPISERKDFLKKNGLCYRCCGPKKHLSKNCTETVKCIICKSNRHPSALHIDVSKSHDSSDTGKSHGGEETVENKCTQVCGTNIGTSKSCAKIILVNVFPKDNPTNVRQVYCLIDDQSNRSLATAKFFDEFEENGKNSEYVLSTCSGQFTASGRRAKNYIVESVNHENQLLLPEIIECQEIPNNRHEIPSQELARKFDHLKDIAQFIQPIQSDVSIELLIGRDLISSHYVLDHRIGKDGLPYAQKLPLGWVILGETCLGKVHYPDIVHVHKTHVLEDGRATFFKPCEYELKLKADVIFTKTPYDENIGLAVEDKDFLDIMDANFEQDKNGQWTVPLPFKVNRQPLQSNHGLALKRAKSFDYSLSKDERKAKHVTDFMQRMIDNNHAEEAPTLKSGKEHWYLPIFGIYHPRKPDSIRLVFDSSAKFENQSLNDVLLKGPDLTNKLLGILLNFRKETIAITCDVEQMFYNFKVREDHRDFLRFLWHKQNDLSKPLTDFRMNVHVFGNRPSPAIATYGFRRTVENEDQDVRDFVNDHFYVDDGLISCQNISEAVSLIKRTQSALWDRGKMRLHKITSNSTELLEQFDSGDLAKGLKDLDLSSDELPTQRSLGVSWDIGTDEITFQISPDVKPFTRRGALSTINSIYDPVGFAAPVIICGKLLLREMIGSSVVNWDDILSDSYLEQWEAWVTSLKGLETLRIPRMYTTVSFATATLREIHIFSDASKEAIGAVAYLKLSDGNSTEISFVMGKAKVAPSTGHTIPRLELCGAVLAVEMTDIIKEHLKIETENMYFYTDSQVVLGYINNKSRRFYVYVCNRISRIRASSDPGQWRYVSSEMNPADIATRSVQAATLRNTTWFRGPSFLLQEIDLTSKTDHNLVDPELDREVRPEIKTLKTTSVESKPLESVSSRFDRYSEWRKLVSAINCLRSKIKHYKSVKTLKSNTMNVVEQLLETERFIVKEVQKEGFQEDIDSLMGCNKRLPRNSSLLPLNPFLDSNGLLRVGGRIKHSELSDSCKQPIIIPKGHHIAILLICHYHVRVAHQGRSFTEAAIRNAGYWIVGVKRLINSVIRKCVQCKKLRGKLCTQQMADLPKDRLTPSPPFSYVGVDAFGPWPVTFRRTRGGVSQSKRWALLFACLVTRAIHLEVIEELSSSSFINAWRRFIALRGPVRQVRSDRGTNFVGATQDLSMIAQFVEDRNVQNFLNDNRITWQFNPPHASHFGGAWERLIGVSRRILDSLLLENRFKDLTHEMLTTFLAEVTAIVNNRPLTCVSYDSESPSVITPSLLLTQKTADDTCPFPDFEKKDSIRHHWKYVQFLAQQFWAKWRQEYLHSLQVRPKWQTEEQNVKVGTVVLMKDNNCARNYWPTGIVERVFPSEDGKIRKVELRIIRDGQPVTYVRPISQIVLLVEPE; translated from the coding sequence ATGAGTTCAGATCCAGGATCTTTAATGGCTTTTCAACGAGAAAGGAAATTGAACCCAAAAGGCCAAGAACAATACACATTACagacagaaaaatatttagaCAAACTACGGAAACTTAAGCGGGACATCGATTCATATATATTCAGCATAGATGTTAACCACTTGCCTGATCAACAACAAGTGAGGCAAATTCGTCAGGATGTTATAGACAGATTTTACGCCTTCACACAGGAATCTACTCGCTTCATATTGTTTCTTCAAGGTACACGCACTAAAGAGAGCAATCAGGAAGAGTCTGGTCACCGTCTTATAGTGCAATCATTGAAAAGTAAAGTGGACAATTTCATTGCTATTATTGACGAACATTTACATTATCCAAATGTtagcaaaaaagaaaagaaaaatagtgTTAAGTCGAATCCTCAATTAGCATCAGCTATGAAGTTATCGAAGCAAGCCAGTGTGAAATCTAGTCCAAcagtcaaaaaagaaagaaaaagtagTGTCAAGTCTTATCGTGTTTCGAAGAAGTCTGATTTAGATTATCATAGTACTAAAACAAGGCGAAGTTCACTAGAATCTTTCACTTCACATGCATCGGAAATGCTTGTAAAGGAACAAGTAAAGTTAGAAGCTGCAAAGGTGCGGTTAAAATATACTGAACAAGAGCAAGAGCTAACACGTCAAAAAGCTGCTCTCGATGCAAACTTGGAAAAGCTTGTAAGGGAACGTGAGGTTGACGAAGCAGAGTCAAAAGTTCGAACTATTCAGGAGGCATTGCAAGGTAGTGGCGAGGACAGTTCAACAGAGAATTCTGATGTCAATGATGATTTTGTGTTTGATAGAACTGAACAATTTGTAATTCAAGATTCTTATGAACGTTTAAGTGGAAAAGATAAAATACTCGATACTGACAGCAAACTCAATGACGTGACAATTATTCAAACAGTTGCTGACGTGCATGCAACTCACGATGATTGTAACAACAACAAAGTCAACAAAATTGTTCAAGATATCAAACCTGTTCAAACTGTCAATGTTGTCAAGTCAGGTCAAATGATGAAAACCGGACCAGAGATAACTAAGAAGAACGTTCAAAATGTGCATTATGGTAAAATTATCGACACTGTGCAAGAAACAAATCACGACAAGACTTTGAATGCAGAAGCACCTGTCTTCATTCCGTCTACAAAAGAAGTAAACATGTGTGATGAATTTTCACGATTTATGGTTAGAAAGGAACTCGTGTTTTCACGTCTGACAAAGTATGACGATCAACCTGATATGTACATTGCATGGAAATCAATGTTCGAAAACATAGCCCATGAGTTGAGGCTTACAGCAGCAGAGGAAGTGGACCTCTTAGTGAAATGGCTTGGACCGACATCGTCCAAACAAGCTCTTAGAATTCGCTCTGCTAATGCTGACAATCCAGAAAAATGTCGCAATCGTATATGGGAAAGACTTGAGGATCGATTTGGTCGACCAGAAATGGTGGAAGATACCATCAAACGTAAAATTGCATCATttactaaaataacaactaaggACTACCGACCACTATTCGACCTGTCAGATATTGTAGAGGAGATAAGTTCTATCATGGATAGTGTACGTTATCATTCAGTATTTTCACACTTCAACTCATCGTCAGGAGTCAATCAAATTGTGTTAAAACTTCCTTATAACTTACAAGAAAAATGGACCCAGGAAGCTAGCAGATATAAAACAAGGAATGATGTCATATATCCACCATTCAGTGTTTTTGCCAACTTCATCGCCAATATGGCAAAACTTAGGAATGATCCTAGTTTTAAATATGAGTCTTCTGCAGAACCGAACAGTCAGCAGGGGCCCCGTAAAACTGGTCACTCTCCAGTTCACGTGTCTACCAGGATAACGCAATCGGAGGACCTTCATAATGGTCCAAAACTTAACTCTTCATCTCATCAAAATCCGGAGAGTCACCTAGTTGATTCATTATCTTGTCCAATTCATGGAACAAGCCATACCCTAAACATGTGTCGTGGATTCCGTTTGAAACCAATTTCTGAGAGAAAAGACTTTCTAAAGAAAAATGGACTTTGCTACCGGTGTTGTGGACCAAAAAAGCATTTGAGCAAAAATTGTACAGAAACCGTAAAATGTATCATATGCAAAAGCAATCGACACCCATCAGCATTACACATTGACGTGTCAAAGTCTCATGATTCTTCAGATACCGGTAAGTCCCACGGAGGGGAGGAAACTGTGGAAAATAAGTGTACTCAGGTATGCGGAACGAACATTGGAACAAGTAAATCTTGTGCTAAAATCATACTTGTTAATGTCTTCCCAAAAGACAACCCGACCAATGTACGACAGGTTTACTGTTTAATAGACGATCAAAGTAATAGGTCACTTGCCACTGCGAAATTCTTCGATGAGTTTGAAGAAAACGGTAAAAACTCAGAATATGTGTTATCGACTTGCTCTGGTCAATTTACTGCCTCAGGTCGTCGAGCTAAGAACTATATCGTTGAGAGTGTCAACCATGAAAATCAATTGTTACTCCCTGAAATCATAGAATGTCAAGAGATACCGAACAACAGGCACGAAATACCGTCACAAGAGTTAGCTAGAAAATTTGATCATTTGAAAGATATTGCTCAGTTTATACAGCCAATTCAGTCCGACGTTAGCATAGAACTTTTGATCGGCAGAGATTTAATATCTTCGCATTATGTGTTAGATCATCGCATTGGGAAAGATGGACTTCCGTATGCGCAAAAACTCCCACTAGGATGGGTGATACTTGGAGAAACATGCCTTGGTAAAGTGCATTACCCTGACATCGTCCATGTCCACAAGACACACGTATTAGAAGATGGAAGAGCTACATTCTTTAAGCCTTGTGAGTATGAGTTGAAATTGAAAGCAGATGTCATATTTACGAAGACGCCGTATGATGAAAACATTGGCTTAGCAGTTGAGGACAAGGATTTTCTTGACATTATGGATGCTAATTTTGAACAAGATAAAAACGGTCAATGGACAGTTCCGCTGCCCTTTAAGGTTAACAGACAACCTTTACAGAGCAATCATGGTCTTGCACTCAAACGAGCCAAATCATTTGACTATTCTCTCTCAAAAGATGAAAGAAAAGCAAAGCACGTGACCGACTTCATGCAAAGGATGATAGATAACAATCATGCTGAGGAGGCACCTACTCTTAAAAGTGGAAAAGAACACTGGTATTTACCAATATTTGGGATATATCACCCACGTAAGCCTGATAGCATCCGCCTTGTATTTGATAGTAGTGCGAAATTTGAGAACCAGTCGCTCAATGATGTGTTATTGAAAGGTCCTGATCTTACCAATAAATTATTGGGAATTTTACTCAACTTCAGGAAGGAAACGATTGCAATTACATGTGATGTCGAACAGatgttttacaattttaaagTCCGTGAAGACCATAGAGACTTTTTACGATTCTTGTGGCATAAACAGAATGATTTGTCAAAACCACTTACTGATTTTAGAATGAATGTGCATGTATTTGGGAACCGCCCATCTCCTGCCATAGCAACCTACGGCTTCCGTAGAACTGTCGAAAATGAAGATCAGGATGTAAGAGATTTTGTAAACGATCATTTCTATGTAGATGATGGACTGATATCATGTCAAAATATTAGTGAAGCTGTTAGTCTTATCAAGCGAACTCAGTCAGCTTTATGGGATCGTGGAAAGATGCGTCTCCACAAAATCACGTCAAATAGCACAGAACTTCTCGAACAATTTGACTCAGGCGACCTAGCGAAAGGTTTGAAGGATTTAGATTTAAGTTCAGATGAACTTCCGACTCAGCGCAGCTTAGGTGTGTCATGGGATATAGGAACTGACGAGATAACATTTCAAATATCCCCAGATGTGAAACCATTCACTCGACGTGGAGCACTCTCCACTATTAATAGCATTTACGACCCGGTTGGCTTTGCAGCCCCTGTGATAATTTGTGGAAAGTTGTTACTACGAGAGATGATAGGATCTAGTGTAGTTAACTGGGACGACATTCTGTCAGATTCGTATCTGGAACAGTGGGAAGCATGGGTAACTTCACTCAAAGGTCTTGAAACTTTGCGAATACCTCGTATGTATACCACAGTGTCATTTGCCACAGCAACTTTGCGTGAGATACATATTTTTTCTGATGCCTCGAAAGAAGCAATTGGTGCAGTAGCGTACCTAAAACTTAGTGATGGGAATTCTACAGAGATAAGTTTTGTAATGGGCAAAGCAAAGGTTGCACCATCCACAGGGCACACTATACCCCGTTTAGAATTGTGCGGCGCTGTACTTGCAGTAGAAATGACTGACATCATCAAAGAACACCTGAAAATAGAAActgaaaacatgtatttttatacgGATAGTCAAGTTGTCCTTGGctatatcaacaacaaaagtcGTCGGTTTTACGTCTATGTCTGTAATAGGATAAGTAGAATCCGTGCTTCAAGCGACCCAGGACAGTGGCGTTATGTGTCTAGTGAAATGAATCCAGCTGATATCGCAACAAGAAGCGTACAGGCAGCAACTCTTCGGAATACTACATGGTTTCGCGGACCATCATTTCTTCTACAAGAAATTGACCTTACTTCGAAAACAGATCATAATTTAGTTGATCCTGAATTGGATCGAGAGGTCAGACCTGAAATAAAAACTCTCAAAACTACGTCTGTAGAAAGTAAGCCATTAGAATCAGTCTCTTCACGATTTGACAGATACTCTGAGTGGAGAAAACTCGTGTCAGCGATCAATTGTCTTAGAAGCaaaattaaacattacaaatCAGTAAAGACATTAAAGTCTAATACCATGAATGTTGTAGAACAACTACTGGAAACCGAACGTTTCATTGTCAAGGAAGTTCAAAAAGAAGGATTTCAAGAGGATATAGATTCTTTGATGGGATGCAACAAACGTCTCCCAAGAAATAGTTCACTTCTACCCTTAAACCCGTTTCTCGATTCAAATGGACTTCTAAGAGTAGGAGGACGTATCAAACATAGCGAGCTAAGTGACTCATGTAAACAACCTATTATTATTCCAAAAGGACATCATATTGCAATTCTACTCATATGCCACTATCATGTAAGGGTTGCGCATCAAGGTAGATCGTTTACAGAAGCAGCGATTAGAAATGCAGGCTATTGGATTGTTGGTGTTAAACGTCTTATAAATTCAGTCATACGGAAGTGTGTGCAGTGTAAGAAATTACGAGGAAAACTTTGTACTCAGCAGATGGCTGATTTGCCGAAAGACAGGTTAACTCCAAGTCCCCCCTTTTCGTATGTAGGGGTTGATGCATTTGGCCCATGGCCAGTTACGTTTCGTCGTACACGAGGTGGTGTATCCCAATCAAAACGTTGGGCTCTGTTATTTGCTTGTCTGGTTACTAGAGCTATTCATCTGGAAGTTATTGAGGAACTGAGCAGCTCTTCGTTCATAAATGCTTGGCGTCGATTCATCGCACTTAGAGGACCAGTTCGACAAGTGAGATCCGATAGAGGTACAAACTTTGTGGGGGCAACTCAGGATCTTTCGATGATTGCTCAatttgttgaagaccgtaatgtTCAGAACTTTTTAAACGACAATCGAATTACATGGCAGTTTAACCCGCCCCATGCCTCTCATTTCGGTGGAGCATGGGAACGACTTATCGGAGTGTCTAGGAGAATATTGGACTCATTGCTGTTAGAAAACCGTTTCAAAGACTTGACTCATGAGATGTTGACCACCTTTTTAGCAGAAGTTACTGCAATTGTCAACAACCGACCATTGACATGTGTATCGTATGACTCTGAGTCACCAAGTGTCATCACTCCGTCTCTTCTGCTCACTCAAAAAACAGCAGACGACACTTGTCCATTTCCcgattttgagaaaaaagacTCTATAAGACATCATTGGAAGTATGTGCAATTTCTCGCTCAACAATTCTGGGCAAAGTGGCGACAGGAATATTTACATTCATTGCAAGTACGACCTAAATGGCAAACGGAAGAACAAAATGTTAAAGTTGGAACAGTAGTACTCATGAAAGACAATAATTGTGCAAGAAATTACTGGCCAACTGGTATCGTTGAAAGAGTTTTCCCCAGTGAGGATGGAAAAATTCGTAAAGTTGAACTTAGAATCATTCGTGATGGTCAACCAGTGACTTATGTGAGACCAATATCTCAAATCGTTTTGCTTGTTGAGCCTGAATAA
- the LOC139500723 gene encoding uncharacterized protein, which translates to MASSKSIPRGPCQEGEVYNTAVIWCYNCNEGLCSVCSKRHKKFKGTHDHKTIDAKIYQLSIQTIKTECDQHFQEFSMYCPAHLIPCCDKCISARHSKCTGIQKLDIVVEKTKILKFKESVERDINSIILVFDETINNKSKNIKTGEKQNKRIKKSIKKIRKKINRHLDHLEIQLCQKTDHIWIQERSTATHLISEIEDKEKNLKELKEHLQTVTAQTSKLQTFLGVHQIEQQVHQYQQYVDGLENNDITKEFNIMMKQNEEMEKILSNIESLESLGEIAVVQSDKTVNREKSVYKKAQVKSHGQSNINNATMNIETEKIEMNMKKYITDIICLRDGRCILVEQYGKVNILDSDGKLQKQLPVSGKAWSATEIKQDIIAITYPREQSIKIFNMGDGNITKFITFDKQCWGLSFSNNSLAVGLSTANEIRIIDLEGRTLKSTEVPCESTLDHLVYKNDRVVYSDYNGNAVYCIDGSGKQIWQYTQGLEGPKGLCTDSHGNVIVAECKADRIILISKDGQESKVLISEEDGQEYLRCICVKHEESSGFICDDYGKYLARFKLSYG; encoded by the coding sequence ATGGCATCCAGTAAATCTATACCCCGTGGGCCTTGCCAAGAAGGAGAAGTTTACAATACAGCTGTTATATGGTGTTATAATTGCAACGAGGGACTATGCTCAGTATGTTCTAAACGTCATAAAAAATTCAAAGGTACACATGATCACAAGACCATTGATGCCAAAATTTATCAATTGTCcattcaaacaataaaaacagaATGTGATCAACATTTTCAAGAGTTTAGCATGTACTGTCCTGCTCATTTGATACCTTGTTGTGATAAATGTATTTCAGCTAGACATTCAAAATGTACTGGAATACAAAAGTTAGATATTGTagtggagaaaacaaaaattcttaaatttaaaGAATCTGTTGAGAGAGACATAAATTCTATCAtattagtttttgatgaaacaataaacaacaaatcaaaaaacattaaaacaggaGAAAAGCAGAATAAGCGCATAaagaaatcaattaaaaaaattcgaAAGAAGATAAACAGACATTTAGATCACCTAGAGATACAGTTATGCCAAAAAACAGATCACATTTGGATCCAGGAAAGGTCAACAGCAACCCATCTCATTTCTGAAATCGAAGATAAAGAGAAAAACTTAAAGGAATTGAAAGAACATTTACAAACAGTAACAGCACAGACATCAAAACTCCAAACATTTCTAGGTGTACATCAAATTGAACAACAAGTACATCAATATCAACAATATGTTGACGGTCTAGAAAACAATGACATAACTAAAGAATTTAACATCATGATGAAGCAAAATGAGGAGATGGAAAAGATACTAAGCAATATAGAATCATTAGAATCCTTGGGGGAAATTGCTGTTGTCCAAAGTGACAAAACCGTAAATAGAGAAAAGAGTGTGTATAAGAAAGCACAAGTTAAATCACACGGACAATCCAACATAAATAACGCGACAATGAATATtgaaacagaaaagatagaaatgaaCATGAAGAAGTACATCACTGACATAATTTGTCTTAGGGATGGAAGATGTATATTAGTTGAACAGTATGGGAAGGTAAATATTCTTGATTCTGATGGAAAACTTCAAAAACAGTTACCAGTATCTGGTAAAGCATGGAGTGCTACAGAGATAAAGCAGGACATTATTGCCATAACTTATCCTCGTGAGCAGTCTATCAAGATATTCAATATGGGGGATGGAAACATTACCAAGTTTATCACATTTGACAAACAATGCTGGGGATTATCCTTCTCCAATAATTCTCTTGCTGTTGGTTTGAGTACTGCAAATGAAATCCGTATTATAGACTTGGAAGGAAGAACTCTAAAATCTACGGAAGTTCCGTGTGAATCTACACTGGACCACCTTGTCTACAAGAATGACAGAGTTGTCTATAGTGACTATAATGGTAATGCAGTATACTGCATTGATGGATCAGGTAAACAGATCTGGCAATACACACAGGGTTTAGAAGGACCGAAAGGACTTTGTACAGATAGCCATGGAAACGTTATTGTAGCAGAATGCAAAGCTGATAGAATAATACTAATATCAAAAGATGGACAGGAGAGTAAAGTACTGATTAGTGAAGAAGATGGACAGGAATACTTAAGGTGTATTTGTGTTAAACATGAGGAGTCATCAGGTTTTATTTGTGATGACTATGGCAAATACTTAGCTCGATTTAAGTTATCTTATGGATAA